The proteins below come from a single Oncorhynchus gorbuscha isolate QuinsamMale2020 ecotype Even-year linkage group LG12, OgorEven_v1.0, whole genome shotgun sequence genomic window:
- the LOC123991528 gene encoding proto-oncogene c-Fos-like, whose product MYSAFNTDCDSSSRCSTASPVCDNLAYYNSPAGSYSTICSPQSQDFTGLTSASSGSFIPTVTAISASPDLQWMDQPLVSSVAPSHRVHPYSVSPPTYTSAMRNKGHSSGRRAKMEQLSPEEEEKKNFRRERNKQAAAKCRNRRKELTDTLQGETDELEDEKSALQNDIANLLKEKEKLEFVLAAHQPICKIPSDMDTVFPSHSYGVSIQLSPPQPQSMVSSSVCSATPLTSIPLTASSNLSTSASIFSSSPLLSTVSDVKMADLDTACLEESLSLLVKTEMETARSVPDVDLTSSLYTQDWEPLYSTANNDFEPLCTPVVTCTPACTTYTSSFVFSYPEAQALATCGVAQQRGSSSNDQSSDSLSSPTLLAL is encoded by the exons ATGTACTCCGCTTTCAACACAGATTGTGACTCCTCTTCCCGGTGCAGTACCGCTTCTCCAGTTTGCGACAACCTAGCTTACTACAACTCTCCTGCGGGATCTTACTCCACTATATGCTCTCCGCAATCTCAG GACTTCACAGGCCTGACTTCAGCATCCAGTGGCTCCTTCATCCCTACTGTCACGGCCATCTCTGCCAGTCCAGACCTGCAGTGGATGGACCAGCCGCTCGTATCCTCCGTGGCCCCTTCTCACAGAGTCCATCCCTACAGTGTCAGCCCCCCAACCTACACTAGCGCCATGAGGAACAAGGGCCACAGCTCTGGGCGCAGAGCCAAAATGGAACAG ctttctcctgaggaggaggagaagaagaatttCCGTAGAGAGAGGAACAAGCAGGCAGCAGCTAAATGTCGCAACAGGAGGAAGGAACTCACCGACACTCTGCAGGGTGAAACTGACGAGCTGGAGGACGAGAAGTCCGCTCTCCAGAACGACATCGCCAACCTGCTCAAAGAGAAGGAGAAGTTGGAGTTTGTCCTGGCAGCCCACCAGCCCATCTGCAAGATCCCCTCTGATATGGACACTGTTTTCCCCTCCCACTCCTACGGGGTCTCCATCCAGCTGTCTCCACCCCAGCCTCAAAGCATGGTCTCCAGCTCTGTCTGCTCTGCAACTCCCCTCACCTCCATTCCGTTGACCGCCAGCTCTAACCTCTCCACCTCAGCCTCAATCTTCTCCAGCAGCCCCCTCCTGTCCACCGTCTCTGATGTCAAGATGGCCGACCTGGACACAGCCTGCCTGGAGGAGTCCCTGTCTCTCCTCGTCAAGACGGAGATGGAGACAGCCCGGTCGGTGCCCGATGTAGATCTTACCAGCTCCCTGTACACCCAGGACTGGGAGCCTCTCTACAGCACAGCCAATAATGACTTTGAGCCCCTGTGCACCCCTGTGGTCACCTGCACCCCAGCCTGCACCACGTACACATCTTCCTTCGTCTTCAGCTATCCAGAGGCGCAGGCGTTGGCTACCTGTGGCGTAGCCCAACAGAGAGGGAGCAGCAGCAACGATCAATCCTCTGACTCCCTCAGCTCCCCTACACTCCTAGCCCTGTGA
- the LOC123991483 gene encoding proto-oncogene c-Fos-like, which yields MVLTVSSLIGSLAAATDSSPNYNVSSSSGSSGSSSSSSLASPTGDIPACSQRSPSSLTSASSVDSSTSQNVCGETDCPRQSAFVPTVTAISAFSDLQWMVQPTTVISASASPSSPSISAKPTRAHGATQSSSRAGGNTEQSTSARGKKQEEDQRERNKVAAAKCRNRRRELTDTLQAETDQLEEDKEALQTEIAHLLKEKESLEQILSAHQPACKLAAAEDNNVEEDIDEDIDEDIDRMLQDPPDSPQLLSILENEDKLQLPEGNATLVPVSDTPSLQDMETVVVPSNISISASAILGNSNILLCSSAEEEPMDDLNFDQDDLDNLVPSLELNVAVAPETAPSVPDIDLLGGPFCLSDWETLYKSVANNLEPLCTPTMMTSSDSPTCSSYRSVFSLNYTEIDSLAGTGVATPALRPSNEVLVVDLI from the exons ATGGTCCTAACGGTCTCCTCTCTGATTGGTTCTCTGGCTGCAGCGACAG ACTCGAGCCCAAACTACAATGTCTCGAGCTCGTCcggcagcagcggcagcagcagcagcagcagtttaGCATCGCCTACCGGAGACATACCCGCGTGCAGTCAGCGGTCTCCAAGCTCACTCACGAGCGCATCATCAGTAGACAGCAGCACGTCTCAG AATGTCTGCGGTGAAACAGACTGTCCACGGCAGTCTGCCTTTGTTCCTACAGTGACTGCGATCTCAGCCTTCTCGGATCTGCAGTGGATGGTCCAACCGACCACCGTCATCTCAGCatctgcctccccctcctccccttccatcAGCGCAAAGCCTACAAGAGCTCATGGCGCAACCCAGTCATCTTCAAGAGCGGGAGGGAACACGGAACAATCCACCAGCGCGAGAGGGAAAAAACAG gaggaagatcagagagagaggaataaagtcGCAGCGGCCAAGTGTCGCAACAGACGGAGGGAGCTCACCGACACCCTGCAAGCC GAAACTGATCAGCTTGAAGAGGACAAAGAGGCCTTGCAGACAGAGATAGCCCACCtcctgaaagagaaagagagtctgGAACAGATCCTATCCGCCCACCAGCCAGCCTGCAAACTAGCCGCCGCTGAAGACAACAACGTGGAGGAAGACATCGACGAAGACATCGACGAAGACATCGACCGCATGCTCCAGGACCCTCCGGATTCCCCCCAGCTGCTCTCCATCTTGGAGAATGAAGACAAACTCCAACTCCCAGAGGGAAATGCAACACTAGTGCCTGTGTCCGACACTCCTTCGCTTCAGGACATGGAAACTGTCGTGGTTCCCTCGAACATCTCCATCTCTGCGTCGGCCATCTTGGGTAACTCCAACATCCTGCTGTGCTCCAGCGCTGAGGAAGAACCCATGGACGACCTAAACTTTGACCAGGATGACTTAGACAACCTGGTCCCTAGCCTGGAACTCAACGTGGCTGTGGCCCCGGAGACGGCCCCGTCTGTTCCCGACATCGACCTCCTCGGAGGCCCCTTCTGCCTCTCAGACTGGGAGACCCTGTACAAGTCGGTGGCCAACAATCTAGAGCCCCTCTGCACCCCTACGATGATGACTTCCAGTGACAGTCCTACATGTAGCAGTTACCGCTCTGTGTTTAGTTTGAATTACACAGAGATAGACTCTTTGGCGGGGACAGGAGTTGCAACTCCAGCTCTGAGACCCTCAAATGAGGTGTTGGTGGTAGATCTGATTTGA